In Janibacter sp. CX7, a single genomic region encodes these proteins:
- a CDS encoding hemolysin family protein, whose protein sequence is MDSQTLVNLLLVLLFVLVGGVFAATEMAIVTLREGQVRALEAGGERGRRLADLVRNPNQFLSAVQIGVTVAGFFSSAYGGSTIAPDLVPGLIAIGIPEGAAGTVALVAMTLLIAYLSLVLGELVPKRLAMQRNLAFTRVLGPPLGVFAMLVRPVIWLLSVSTNAVMRLVGGSTSAEEEEMTPEEIRDLIEGHQGLHPYPRRILTDVFRAGDRALARVLRPRTDIEFLAGDLSVEEATAQVVHSSHSRFPVTGRDVDDVTGFVHIRDLMRADPASRATTQVSDLARPILALPDSLDVLPALARLRGDKQSLALVVDEYGGTAGMVTMEDLVEEVVGEIYDEYDTGTDPEDATRHRGEAVVVDGSLNVEELSELLGTDLSGEDVDTAGGLVMARLGRVARVGDVVEVAGHHLEVIGVDGRRVARLRMTPAED, encoded by the coding sequence GTGGACTCACAGACCCTGGTCAACCTCCTGCTCGTCCTGCTCTTCGTCCTCGTCGGGGGTGTCTTCGCCGCGACCGAGATGGCCATCGTCACCCTGCGCGAGGGGCAGGTGCGCGCCCTTGAGGCGGGCGGTGAGCGCGGGCGCCGGCTCGCCGATCTCGTGCGCAACCCCAACCAGTTCCTGTCCGCCGTGCAGATCGGTGTGACGGTCGCCGGCTTCTTCTCCTCGGCCTACGGCGGCTCCACCATCGCGCCCGATCTCGTCCCGGGACTGATCGCCATCGGCATCCCCGAGGGCGCCGCGGGGACGGTCGCGCTGGTGGCCATGACGCTGCTCATCGCCTATCTCTCACTCGTTCTGGGTGAGCTGGTCCCCAAACGACTGGCCATGCAGCGCAACCTCGCCTTCACCCGGGTCCTCGGCCCTCCCCTCGGCGTCTTCGCGATGCTCGTGCGACCGGTGATCTGGCTGCTGTCGGTCTCGACCAACGCCGTGATGCGCCTCGTGGGCGGTTCCACCTCGGCCGAGGAGGAGGAGATGACGCCCGAGGAGATCCGTGACCTCATCGAGGGTCACCAGGGGCTGCACCCGTACCCCCGGCGGATCCTCACCGACGTTTTCCGCGCGGGTGACCGGGCCTTGGCACGGGTCCTGCGTCCCCGGACCGACATCGAGTTTCTCGCCGGCGACCTGAGCGTCGAGGAGGCCACCGCACAGGTGGTGCACTCCTCCCATTCCCGCTTCCCCGTCACGGGCCGCGACGTCGACGACGTCACGGGCTTCGTCCACATCCGTGACCTCATGCGCGCTGACCCGGCCTCACGTGCGACGACGCAGGTCAGCGATCTGGCCCGGCCGATCCTTGCGCTCCCCGACAGCCTCGACGTCCTGCCTGCGCTGGCCAGGCTGCGCGGCGACAAGCAGTCCCTCGCCCTCGTGGTCGACGAGTACGGCGGCACCGCCGGCATGGTGACGATGGAGGACCTCGTCGAGGAGGTGGTCGGCGAGATCTACGACGAGTACGACACCGGCACCGACCCCGAGGACGCCACGCGCCACCGCGGGGAGGCCGTCGTCGTCGACGGTTCGCTCAACGTCGAGGAGCTGTCCGAGCTCCTCGGGACTGACCTCTCCGGCGAGGACGTCGACACCGCCGGTGGCCTGGTCATGGCTCGACTGGGCCGCGTGGCCAGGGTCGGTGACGTCGTCGAGGTCGCCGGCCACCACCTCGAGGTCATCGGGGTCGACGGTCGTCGCGTCGCGCGCCTACGGATGACACCCGCCGAGGACTGA
- the rpsA gene encoding 30S ribosomal protein S1, producing the protein MTASTVDTTAPQIAVNDIGSEEDLLAAIDATIKDFNDGDIVEGHIVKVDRDEVLLDIGYKTEGVIPSRELSIKHDVDPSEIVTVGDSVEALVLQKEDKEGRLILSKKRAQYERAWGTIEKIKEEDGVVTGTVIEVVKGGLILDIGLRGFLPASLVEMRRVRDLQPYVGKEIEAKIIELDKNRNNVVLSRRAWLEQTQSEVRTTFLKELQKGQVRSGVVSSIVNFGAFVDLGGVDGLVHVSELSWKHIDHPSEVVEVGDEVTVEVLDVDMDRERVSLSLKATQEDPWQHFARTHAIGQVVPGKVTKLVPFGAFVRVEDGIEGLVHISELAERHVELPEQVVNVGQEIFVKVIDIDLERRRISLSLKQANEDGANLTEFDPTLYGMAAEYDEQGNYKYPEGFDPETNEWLEGYDTQREAWEKQYAEAHARWEAHRAQIEKAAADDAAAAEGAGESVATSYSSDSTPAPSAGSSAPATEGTLASDEALAALREKLTGN; encoded by the coding sequence ATGACTGCCAGCACGGTCGACACGACCGCCCCTCAGATCGCCGTCAACGACATCGGCTCTGAGGAAGATCTTCTCGCCGCGATCGACGCCACGATCAAGGACTTCAACGACGGCGACATCGTCGAGGGTCACATCGTCAAGGTGGACCGCGACGAGGTGCTCCTCGACATCGGCTACAAGACCGAGGGTGTCATCCCCTCGCGCGAGCTGAGCATCAAGCACGACGTCGACCCCTCGGAGATCGTCACCGTCGGTGACAGCGTCGAGGCCCTCGTCCTCCAGAAGGAGGACAAGGAAGGCCGACTCATCCTGTCCAAGAAGCGTGCGCAGTACGAGCGCGCCTGGGGCACCATCGAGAAGATCAAGGAGGAGGACGGCGTCGTCACCGGCACCGTCATCGAGGTCGTCAAGGGTGGCCTCATCCTCGACATCGGCCTGCGTGGCTTCCTCCCCGCCTCCCTCGTGGAGATGCGCCGCGTCCGCGACCTCCAGCCCTACGTGGGCAAGGAGATCGAGGCCAAGATCATCGAGCTCGACAAGAACCGCAACAACGTGGTCCTGTCGCGCCGTGCCTGGCTCGAGCAGACCCAGTCCGAGGTCCGCACGACCTTCCTCAAGGAGCTCCAGAAGGGGCAGGTCCGCTCCGGCGTCGTCTCCTCGATCGTCAACTTCGGTGCCTTCGTGGACCTGGGTGGCGTCGACGGTCTCGTCCACGTCTCCGAGCTGTCCTGGAAGCACATCGACCACCCGTCCGAGGTCGTCGAGGTCGGCGACGAGGTCACCGTCGAGGTCCTGGACGTCGACATGGACCGCGAGCGTGTCTCCCTGTCGCTCAAGGCGACGCAGGAGGACCCGTGGCAGCACTTCGCCCGGACCCACGCGATCGGTCAGGTCGTCCCGGGCAAGGTCACCAAGCTCGTTCCCTTCGGTGCCTTCGTGCGCGTCGAGGACGGCATCGAGGGTCTGGTCCACATCTCCGAGCTGGCCGAGCGCCACGTGGAGCTGCCGGAGCAGGTCGTCAACGTCGGCCAGGAGATCTTCGTCAAGGTCATCGACATCGACCTCGAGCGTCGTCGCATCTCCCTCAGCCTCAAGCAGGCCAACGAGGACGGTGCCAACCTCACCGAGTTCGACCCGACGCTCTACGGCATGGCCGCCGAGTACGACGAGCAGGGCAACTACAAGTACCCCGAGGGCTTCGACCCGGAGACCAACGAGTGGCTCGAGGGTTACGACACCCAGCGCGAGGCCTGGGAGAAGCAGTACGCCGAGGCGCACGCCCGCTGGGAGGCGCACCGCGCCCAGATCGAGAAGGCTGCGGCCGACGACGCCGCTGCCGCCGAGGGCGCTGGCGAGTCCGTCGCCACGTCCTACAGCTCGGACAGCACCCCCGCCCCCAGCGCCGGTTCGTCCGCGCCGGCGACCGAGGGCACGCTGGCCTCCGACGAGGCTCTGGCCGCGCTCCGCGAGAAGCTCACGGGCAACTGA
- a CDS encoding class I SAM-dependent methyltransferase has protein sequence MDEGIEEGIEEGHPAGPDAVHRRDSAQSETVDANRAWWDREADDYLAEHGDFLGDADLVWGPEGWSEDDLHVLGPPGSLAGRTVLEFGGGGGQGARWCAAHGARVVSTDLSGGMLATAARLSARSPGPAPLLAQADATRLPFADASFDVVFSAYGATPFVADSAGLMVELARVLRPGGRLAFSTSHPIRWAFPDVPGPEGLTATGSYFDETPYVESTQGRASYVEHHRTTGHRIAEIVDAGLVLDALLEPEWPPDNTQTWGGWSPLRGAHLPGTAIFVAHRPG, from the coding sequence ATGGATGAGGGCATCGAAGAGGGCATCGAAGAGGGCCACCCGGCCGGGCCGGACGCCGTCCACCGGCGCGACAGCGCCCAGTCCGAGACCGTCGACGCCAACCGCGCCTGGTGGGACCGCGAGGCGGACGACTACCTCGCCGAGCACGGCGACTTCCTCGGCGACGCCGATCTCGTGTGGGGCCCCGAGGGCTGGTCGGAGGACGACCTGCACGTCCTCGGCCCACCGGGATCGCTCGCCGGGCGCACGGTCCTCGAGTTCGGCGGTGGGGGTGGCCAGGGCGCCCGGTGGTGCGCCGCCCACGGCGCCCGGGTCGTCTCGACCGACCTCTCCGGCGGCATGCTCGCCACGGCCGCCCGGCTCAGTGCCCGCTCCCCCGGCCCGGCACCGCTGCTCGCCCAGGCCGACGCGACCCGCCTGCCCTTCGCCGACGCCTCCTTCGACGTCGTCTTCTCGGCCTACGGCGCCACTCCCTTCGTCGCCGACTCCGCCGGTCTCATGGTCGAGCTGGCCCGCGTCCTGCGCCCGGGCGGCCGGCTGGCCTTCTCCACGTCGCACCCGATCCGCTGGGCCTTCCCCGACGTCCCCGGGCCGGAGGGGCTGACCGCGACGGGGTCCTACTTCGACGAGACGCCCTACGTGGAGTCGACGCAGGGACGCGCGAGCTATGTCGAGCACCACCGCACGACGGGCCACCGCATCGCCGAGATCGTCGACGCCGGTCTCGTCCTCGACGCCCTGCTCGAGCCGGAGTGGCCACCGGACAACACGCAGACCTGGGGCGGCTGGTCTCCGCTGCGCGGGGCGCACCTGCCCGGGACCGCGATCTTCGTCGCGCACCGGCCGGGTTGA
- a CDS encoding DUF3068 domain-containing protein — MRKYLLPAIIMGVGAFILTMGLLFRFYAYPKLAVVPNDQNTTQIVQDPDAKFFDADNVKPAEGELTTTARIIGDPQAAENASEESGRDLAVWNSGQISDNNGDNIPMDGSTEVYVFDRHTGEAVNCCGESKNGEEVKRDGLLVKFPFDTKKDGSYKWWDSTVGKSFPVTFEGEEDLQGMNVYKFTQEVPETKYATRELPGNLFGGPASSGAVNADRYYSNKRTFWVDPVTGVVIDRVEEQHQEFRYNGKSLTALETTSKFTKDTVDKNVEDYKSKSSLLGMVKSTFPIVFGILGVLLLLTGLILSILIGRRRDLDEQPAYVDNRPDPVFGPSDPDEPTVRRSDIHGG, encoded by the coding sequence GTGCGCAAGTACCTGTTGCCGGCGATCATCATGGGCGTCGGCGCATTCATTCTCACCATGGGGCTGCTCTTCCGGTTCTATGCATATCCCAAGCTCGCGGTGGTCCCGAACGACCAGAACACGACGCAGATCGTGCAGGACCCCGACGCGAAGTTCTTCGACGCCGACAACGTCAAGCCCGCCGAGGGCGAGCTGACGACGACCGCGCGCATCATCGGTGACCCGCAGGCGGCCGAGAACGCCTCCGAGGAGTCCGGGCGCGACCTGGCCGTGTGGAACAGCGGTCAGATCAGCGACAACAACGGCGACAACATCCCGATGGACGGCAGCACCGAGGTCTACGTCTTCGACCGCCACACCGGCGAGGCCGTCAACTGCTGCGGCGAGTCCAAGAACGGCGAGGAGGTCAAGCGCGACGGCCTGCTCGTGAAGTTCCCCTTCGACACGAAGAAGGACGGCTCCTACAAGTGGTGGGACAGCACCGTCGGCAAGTCCTTCCCGGTCACCTTCGAGGGTGAGGAGGACCTGCAGGGGATGAACGTCTACAAGTTCACCCAGGAGGTCCCCGAGACCAAGTACGCCACGCGTGAGCTGCCCGGCAACCTCTTCGGCGGGCCCGCCAGCTCCGGTGCCGTCAACGCGGACCGCTACTACTCCAACAAGCGCACCTTCTGGGTGGACCCGGTCACCGGTGTGGTCATCGACCGCGTCGAGGAGCAGCACCAGGAGTTCCGATACAACGGCAAGTCGCTGACGGCTCTCGAGACGACCTCGAAGTTCACCAAGGACACCGTCGACAAGAACGTCGAGGACTACAAGTCGAAGTCCTCGCTCCTGGGGATGGTCAAGTCGACCTTCCCCATCGTCTTCGGCATCCTCGGCGTGCTGCTCCTGCTCACCGGCCTCATCCTGTCGATCCTCATCGGTCGCCGCCGCGACCTCGACGAGCAGCCGGCCTACGTCGACAACCGTCCGGACCCGGTCTTCGGCCCCTCGGACCCCGACGAGCCGACGGTTCGCCGCAGCGACATCCACGGCGGCTGA
- a CDS encoding HAD-IIIA family hydrolase, with product MLDPPGEGAPFDLVLLDRDGTINVRIPDGYVTRPDELRLLPGAAAAVGALTAAGCRTVLVTNQRGVARGLMDRSDLEAVHERLSHALAAEGGRVDAIAVCPHDTGVCSCRKPLDGLFRAALAAAPWAHPERCVMVGDMPSDLAPARGLGMRTERVTTKRDLADVVALLAPPSGARRAAGGVRRGEGHVP from the coding sequence GTGCTCGACCCGCCGGGGGAGGGCGCTCCCTTCGACCTCGTCCTGCTCGACCGTGACGGCACGATCAACGTGCGCATCCCCGACGGCTACGTCACGCGGCCCGACGAGCTGCGTCTGCTGCCGGGCGCGGCCGCGGCGGTCGGGGCGCTCACGGCGGCCGGCTGCCGGACCGTCCTGGTGACCAACCAGCGGGGTGTGGCCCGGGGGCTCATGGACCGCAGCGACCTCGAGGCGGTCCACGAGCGTCTCTCTCACGCGCTGGCCGCCGAGGGCGGACGCGTCGACGCGATCGCCGTCTGCCCGCACGACACGGGTGTCTGCTCCTGCCGCAAGCCGCTCGACGGTCTCTTCCGCGCGGCCCTCGCGGCGGCCCCGTGGGCCCACCCCGAGCGGTGCGTCATGGTCGGTGACATGCCGAGCGACCTGGCGCCGGCGCGGGGTCTCGGGATGCGGACCGAGCGGGTCACGACGAAGCGCGATCTCGCGGACGTCGTCGCGCTCCTCGCGCCGCCCTCCGGGGCGCGCCGGGCCGCGGGCGGCGTGCGACGTGGTGAAGGCCACGTCCCCTAG
- a CDS encoding SIS domain-containing protein — MTATQGGHALVTQQLDAGIAAWARLASEISAPGVRQAVEAAGREVVDALAAGGTLLVAGNGGSAAIASHVAAEFLGKCIHDRHPLPSISLAESHSSLTAIGNDYGFDQVFLRGVQAFGRPGDVLLAMSTSGTSPNVVAALEEARARGLRTILMTGAKGAGQGHLADHLLVVPSDETPRIQEVHMLWAHAWCEAVDLSMQGPR; from the coding sequence ATGACAGCGACGCAGGGGGGCCACGCGCTCGTCACCCAGCAGCTCGACGCGGGGATCGCGGCGTGGGCCCGGTTGGCCAGCGAGATCTCGGCACCCGGGGTGCGTCAGGCCGTCGAGGCTGCCGGGCGCGAGGTCGTCGACGCCCTCGCTGCGGGGGGCACCCTCCTCGTCGCCGGCAACGGCGGGTCGGCCGCGATCGCCAGCCACGTCGCCGCGGAGTTCCTCGGCAAGTGCATCCACGACCGGCACCCGCTGCCGTCGATCAGCCTCGCCGAGTCGCACTCCTCGCTCACCGCGATCGGCAACGACTACGGCTTCGACCAGGTCTTCCTGCGTGGCGTGCAGGCCTTCGGCCGCCCGGGCGACGTCCTGCTCGCGATGTCCACCTCCGGTACGAGCCCCAACGTCGTCGCGGCCCTGGAGGAGGCGCGGGCCCGCGGCCTGCGCACGATCCTCATGACCGGCGCGAAGGGCGCGGGGCAGGGGCACCTCGCCGACCACCTGCTCGTCGTGCCCAGCGACGAGACGCCACGCATCCAGGAGGTCCACATGCTCTGGGCGCACGCGTGGTGCGAGGCGGTCGACCTGTCGATGCAGGGGCCCCGCTGA
- a CDS encoding GHMP kinase: MTLRPVLRARAPLRVSFAGGGTDVAPFTEREGGAVLSATIGSYAYATLRPRTDGHITVESHDYGTSIGYDVGTPFELGGELDLPKAAIARIMALDGAMASDGFDLFLHTNAPPGSGLGSSSAVMVAVIQLVARHCGLDLGPHETAELAYRLERDDLAIPGGYQDQYAAAFGGFNFMEFRTDGQVVVNPLRVRPDTVHELEHNMLLAYTGRTRVSDHIIQDQVSRYETGNADAIAGLRAQRDLADAMRVALLRGRVDEIGHLLGQAWQEKQRMSSRITTPLIADAVESALAHGALGGKVTGAGGGGHMIFICEFEKRHLVADELIRLGLTVSEFTFTKHGVTTWKGQQ, encoded by the coding sequence ATGACGCTCCGTCCCGTGCTGCGCGCCCGCGCACCCCTGCGGGTGAGCTTCGCCGGCGGCGGCACCGACGTCGCACCCTTCACCGAGCGCGAGGGCGGCGCGGTCCTCAGCGCCACGATCGGCAGCTATGCCTACGCGACGCTGCGGCCGCGCACCGACGGGCACATCACCGTCGAGTCGCACGACTACGGCACGAGCATCGGCTACGACGTCGGCACCCCCTTCGAGCTGGGCGGCGAGCTCGACCTGCCCAAGGCCGCGATCGCCCGGATCATGGCGCTCGACGGGGCCATGGCCTCCGACGGCTTCGACCTTTTCCTGCACACCAATGCCCCGCCCGGGTCCGGCCTCGGCAGCTCGAGCGCGGTCATGGTCGCGGTCATCCAGCTCGTGGCCCGGCACTGCGGCCTCGACCTCGGCCCGCACGAGACCGCCGAGCTGGCGTACCGGCTCGAGCGCGACGACCTGGCGATCCCGGGCGGCTACCAGGACCAGTACGCGGCGGCCTTCGGCGGCTTCAACTTCATGGAGTTCCGCACCGACGGGCAGGTCGTCGTCAACCCGCTGCGGGTGCGGCCGGACACCGTCCACGAGCTCGAGCACAACATGCTGCTCGCCTACACCGGACGCACCCGCGTGAGCGACCACATCATCCAGGACCAGGTCTCCCGCTACGAGACGGGCAACGCGGACGCGATCGCCGGGCTGCGGGCGCAGCGAGACCTCGCCGACGCGATGCGGGTGGCGCTGCTGCGCGGCCGGGTCGACGAGATCGGTCACCTCCTCGGCCAGGCCTGGCAGGAGAAGCAGCGGATGTCCTCGCGGATCACCACGCCGCTCATCGCCGACGCGGTCGAGAGCGCGCTCGCGCACGGCGCCCTCGGTGGCAAGGTCACCGGGGCCGGTGGCGGCGGGCACATGATCTTCATCTGCGAGTTCGAGAAGCGCCACCTCGTCGCCGACGAGCTGATCCGCCTGGGCCTGACGGTCTCCGAGTTCACCTTCACCAAGCACGGCGTCACGACCTGGAAGGGCCAGCAATGA
- a CDS encoding acyltransferase: MSGTSRLLGLDLLRAVAAWLVLLSHVAFWTGAGEQGVVGGLAVRGELGVAVFFALSAFLLSTPFVRRALGEEVDWSARRYLVRRAARIYPGYLLALVAVVAVAIWLGGAAASAFDLPTVLVHLVVGQGWTGRTFQSFTQTWSLTSELTFYLALPLVAAVIAPVVRGAAPATVARRLLAVCAGIAVAGLVLQTLAAVPDGRWGGILATSAAGHAAWFAIGAAVSVVVQAERAGVVVTPRPWLEAVRTSPGTLVLLAAVLWLVSSTPVAGPRGIEHSSPAQALAAELLYGLVAGCLLLAGTTRGLAETITGSPVAGAARWLGDISYGVFLWHVLVLQVTFALLDLRLFAAPFAATLLLVTVVSVGLAHLSWSLLERPVLRRAHRTTDAPAPQPAPRA, encoded by the coding sequence GTGAGCGGCACGTCACGCCTGCTCGGCCTCGACCTGCTCCGAGCGGTCGCGGCCTGGCTCGTCCTGCTCTCGCACGTCGCCTTCTGGACCGGCGCCGGCGAGCAGGGTGTGGTCGGCGGCCTCGCCGTGCGCGGTGAGCTCGGCGTGGCGGTCTTCTTCGCCCTCTCCGCCTTCCTGCTGTCGACCCCCTTCGTCCGACGTGCGCTCGGCGAGGAGGTCGACTGGTCGGCGCGGCGCTACCTCGTGCGGCGGGCGGCGCGCATCTACCCCGGGTACCTCCTCGCGCTCGTCGCCGTGGTCGCCGTCGCGATCTGGCTCGGCGGAGCCGCCGCGAGCGCCTTCGACCTGCCGACCGTCCTCGTGCACCTCGTCGTCGGGCAGGGCTGGACGGGGCGGACCTTCCAGTCCTTCACCCAGACGTGGAGCCTGACGAGCGAGCTGACCTTCTACCTCGCACTGCCCCTCGTCGCCGCCGTGATCGCGCCCGTGGTGCGCGGCGCCGCCCCCGCGACGGTCGCCCGTCGGCTCCTGGCGGTCTGCGCCGGCATCGCGGTCGCCGGGCTCGTGCTCCAGACGCTTGCCGCGGTGCCGGACGGCCGGTGGGGCGGCATCCTCGCGACGAGCGCGGCCGGTCACGCCGCGTGGTTTGCCATCGGCGCCGCGGTCTCGGTCGTCGTGCAGGCGGAGCGGGCCGGGGTCGTGGTCACCCCGCGCCCGTGGCTCGAAGCCGTGCGGACCAGCCCGGGCACCCTCGTGCTCCTCGCCGCGGTGCTGTGGCTGGTCTCCTCGACGCCGGTCGCCGGACCCCGCGGGATCGAGCACTCCTCGCCCGCGCAGGCACTCGCGGCGGAGCTGCTCTACGGGCTCGTCGCCGGGTGCCTCCTGCTGGCGGGCACGACCCGAGGGCTCGCGGAGACGATCACCGGCTCACCGGTGGCCGGAGCCGCCCGGTGGCTCGGCGACATCTCCTACGGGGTCTTCCTGTGGCACGTGCTCGTGCTGCAGGTGACCTTCGCCCTGCTCGACCTGCGGCTCTTCGCGGCGCCCTTCGCCGCGACGCTGCTGCTCGTGACGGTCGTCAGCGTGGGTCTGGCGCACCTGTCGTGGTCCCTGCTGGAGCGTCCGGTGCTGCGTCGCGCGCACCGGACGACGGACGCACCAGCGCCGCAGCCAGCACCCCGAGCGTGA